The window GCCTCATTTCATCTTCTTTATCATCCACTAATGCTTTTAGTTTTGTCAGTTGCTCTAATGCCTCGTTCGCCGCTTCAATTTTAACTTCAGCTGCTACAAAGTTCTTTTCTAGTTCACTATTTTTTTGACGTAACAAATCATTTAATTCTTTTAAGTTACGTTGCTCCTCTTTTTGAACCCCAACTTCTTGTTTTAATCCTTTAACTTGATCCTTTAATTGTTGAATTTGTTGCTCTTTTTGTTCAAGTTGTAAAAGTTGCTCTTTTAATTTCTCGATTTCTTCTTGTTGCTTTTGAAGTTGTTGGTTTTCTTTATTTTTATATTCTAGCTCTTTTAATTGTACACCTTCAACTAAGTGAATGTAAATATCTGCTATACGTTTCGTTAAATGTTGCAACTCCTCGATATCTTTTGTAAATTGATTTGATCCTGCACTTATTTGTCCTAACTCAAATTGCGTTAGCATCAGTTGCATCAAATCTTTATTATTAATTCCATTTTGTTGCGCTAATTCAATAAATCGATTCTTCAATTCTTCATCAATACGCACACTAAATACTGCATCTGCCATTTTCTCACCTTTTTACTACATTTTTATCTATTATATCACATTTTTATCCTTTTTACACCCTCCTTGTATACATCAATTAATTGTATACTTTTGTATACAACATAAAATAAGCTAATTTACAGGTAGTTTACGTAAGTATACGGATGTATACATCATAGTTGGTGATTGATTATATTCAATATAACTTTCATTATATTGAATATAAGTGGGATGATTAAAAATGACATAAAAATAAGGGGAAAATACGTAAAAAACAGGGGGAGAAAAAAGTGAAGAGACGAGTTAAAATATGGAAATGAGTTTTTGAGTCTAAAAAAATTGAAATAAGAGAGAAAAACATAATAAAAACCACCTTTAAGAAGAGGTGGTTTCATGAAGACAAGAGTTATTTAAATCTAATAAAGATAAGTCATGATAATGAGCCATTAAAATTGAAACATTTAGCCCTGGATCATCAAACGTTCCCCACTCTTCACAAAACAAGTCTTTGGTCTCATGAAGAAGTGCTTGATGTCTAGAATATTCATCAAAAATAATCAAAATAGCTTCTTTAGCTTTCTTTGACTCAACAAGTGATTTTAACTCGGATAAATGATCATTAATTTTTGATGAATTAAGACGTGGTAAATGATACTCACAAATGTCACGCCGATGTTTAGAGGGTTCAAATAAAATCCGAACGACTAATTGAACACTAGAGGTTGGCTTAAACATTTCTTTATAATTCATCCCTTGTAAAATAAAGAATAACTCATTATCATTAGATTCCTTTCGCCCCTTTTCTAAGGGATAGTCTTGATAGACATCTAACAGATAGCCTTGTTCTTCAATGAGTTGGTAACAAATTTTTTGAAAGGTCCAGGCCACATCACGATGAACCATAAATTGATAAGTAAGATAGTTTTGCTTGATTTTACTTAAAGCTTCCTTTAGTAATTCTTCCCCGACTTTCATGATTCTCTTCCCTTTCGATGCATGCAGTTTACTACACTGTATTCAAGGAAGCCAAATCTTATTAGTAAAACATTTAGAACTGAGCTAACATTCGTTTGACTTGATCCATCATCCAGCCTATTAATAAAATCGCGAAGCAACAAGTCAGAAAAATAGTGATGTGATCTAAGTTTTTAATAGCAATCCCGATATACGCCCAAATAAAAACAAGCGGATAAACTAAGTCAAGCTGACTCTCTGTAAAAACAACCGCGAAAAAACCACCCATCATTAAAACAAAAATAGCCCAAAAAGTTTCAGTCAATCCAAATAACTCGCTAAAACCATTAGCTTTTAATAAAATAGAAATTTCAACAATCGTCGCAATCGATAACCATCCTAAATAAACAGAAATAGGAAGTCGAAAAAAAGGAACTCGCTCTCCTTTAGCATGTTGAGATGACAAGTAGACAAAGCTAGCCGTCATGAGTGCTCCAACAATAAATAGACCTGCTATCGGCTGACCAACGATTAACGATAACGCCGAACAAATAAAACTGATGGGTAAAAATCGACTGACTCTTTGATAAGCATCATCTGCTTTTGTTTGACGAAAACCAAACCAAATGATCCAAATTCCCCAAAGTCCATAAATCAAAAGCCAAATTAAAAACGTATATGGAGCGGGTGTAATGAGTGGCTGAGCTGAAGGAATCGTGAAGGCTTTTGCTCCGTTCGTTGTAAATGATAAAACGATTAAAAACAAATAAGAAATGACATTGATGATGGTGTACCTAATTTTTTGTTTCATTTTTTCCTCCCTATATGCAAGACATCTAATTCATTGTATGTGTCATGAACAAGATTACGAACTCATTTTTGCACCTCATCAAAACATGACATTCATTGATATACTTAAGCTTAAGTATAAAAAAACTCTTAAAAAGTAAAGCATAACGTCCATGCTAGACGTTATGCTTTACTTTTTAAGAGTCATAAAATTTAATTAGCGGATGCGTCATTCATTAAATCAAACTGAATAAGATCTCCGGCATTATCTTTTAACTTTTCAATTGAGTGAATATAGCGATTGGTTGTTGCAATATTTTGATGCGCTGCAAAGTCACGAACTTTTTCAATACTCGCCCCATTTGTAATTGCAAGTGTAATCGCCGTGTGACGAGTGGAATGAACTTTAAGATGCTTCGTAATACCCGCTCGCTTACAGACCGCTTTCATCATGTAATTTAATGAACTTGGATCGAGCTTTTCATTATTACGCTTGTTACGAGAGTGGCCGATAAATAAATAAGCCTCTTTATGCTCTTCAAAGTTACGACTCGTTCGCTTCACGTACTCTTCAATCAGTAATTTGACACCGGGTTGAATTTTAACCATGTCTTTTTTTCGTCCTTTTCGAGTAACATGAATCACGTCATAATCTCCGTATTTTGTCACATCTTGAAGACGAATATTAATTAACTCAGATTTACGAAGCGCTGTGGTTAACGCTAAGTACATAATCGTTTTGTTACGCAACTCCACAAGTTTTGTTGTATCAAACACTTTTAACAGTTGTATACATTCTTCAGCTGTCAGAAATTCGGTTTCTTTTGAGTTGACCTTTGGCTTTTCCTCTTTCAAATTACCAAATGGATTAAAATGTAATAACGCCGTTCCCGTTCGATTATCTTGATACTTTAGTAACCATTTATATAACGAGCTTAAAGATGACACTTTGCGATTAATCGTCGCTGAAGCACACCCTTTCCCCTTTAAATCTAATAAATAATGCTCGACATCAAACATATTCACCGCAATAATTTGCTCGAGTCTAATGTCTTCAATTTGTTCGACTTGAAAAAAATCTAAAATATCTCGTTCATATGAAATAGCTGTATATTGACTACTACTAGCTTTTAAATTTAAAAAATGACGAATAAAATGAACTTTTTTAGCTTCGCCAAGTACTCGATTTTGTGTTAATACGATCTCCATTAGTTTCACCATCTTTATTATTGTATCCTTATCATAACATAAAACGATAGAGACCGTCAGTGAAAATTTAATTGAAATGAAAAAGAACCCGCTTAAACAGGTTCTTTAACTTAAAACGTATCTTTTAGTTTAACACCGATATAAATTTCACTAATCGCTGTTAAGATCAAAGCTGCACCGATAAAGTAAGGAGCAGTCACTAAAACCGAAAGAGGTTGAACAATGACAAGGATTCCAAAAACGACTAGAATCGCATTATAAACCGTATAAGCATTCCATCCAAAATGGCCGTTTCTAAACGACATGAACATTAAATAAGCGCCACGAGCGAGTACCCATACCCCATAAACAACAATGAGTAAATCAATGGTTGGAATCGGATAAAGCCATAAGACTAATCCAAATAAGATATTAATGATCCCATTAAAGATAAAAAAGGCACGTCCCTCGCGATGTCGGCATCGAAGGATCGTCGAAACACCGACGATGATAAATAAGATAGCAATTAAAACACTCAAGCTAATAATGGTTTGAAGCGGGAAGATGAAAAATAAAAGACCAATAATTCCAAATAATAAACCTTCAACTATAAACATTTTTTCTAAAAATGATGTCATGTTCATGACTCCTTTCTATCCGTTGATTAAATCATCCTGATAAAAAAGCTTAATTTAAATTCTAATCACTGATCTCATAAAAGATTAAAGTGACTAACTTAATCATTCAACTGCTTAGGCTAGATGAAAAGATATTCTTCATTTTTATGAGATAGTTTTATTATGTGATAATTCATCGTTCTTATTTATCTCACGATTTAAAATGCAGTCGTCTCATCGTCAACATCGACTAGAACATTCAAAACTGAAAAGCGTTACACAACAATACTTCAAGAAAACTATTTCAAAAATATATGGGGTTAGATATAATGAACTCAATATGACTGAGGGGGAAATTTTTATGATGAGGAAACGTCAAACATTTGAAGCCTATTTAGATACATTTGAAACCATTACAGCCTATTTAAGTAAAAATTATTACGAAGGAAAGAACCAAAGC of the Turicibacter sp. TJ11 genome contains:
- a CDS encoding tyrosine-type recombinase/integrase, producing MEIVLTQNRVLGEAKKVHFIRHFLNLKASSSQYTAISYERDILDFFQVEQIEDIRLEQIIAVNMFDVEHYLLDLKGKGCASATINRKVSSLSSLYKWLLKYQDNRTGTALLHFNPFGNLKEEKPKVNSKETEFLTAEECIQLLKVFDTTKLVELRNKTIMYLALTTALRKSELINIRLQDVTKYGDYDVIHVTRKGRKKDMVKIQPGVKLLIEEYVKRTSRNFEEHKEAYLFIGHSRNKRNNEKLDPSSLNYMMKAVCKRAGITKHLKVHSTRHTAITLAITNGASIEKVRDFAAHQNIATTNRYIHSIEKLKDNAGDLIQFDLMNDASAN
- a CDS encoding HdeD family acid-resistance protein; the encoded protein is MTSFLEKMFIVEGLLFGIIGLLFFIFPLQTIISLSVLIAILFIIVGVSTILRCRHREGRAFFIFNGIINILFGLVLWLYPIPTIDLLIVVYGVWVLARGAYLMFMSFRNGHFGWNAYTVYNAILVVFGILVIVQPLSVLVTAPYFIGAALILTAISEIYIGVKLKDTF